The stretch of DNA ACAGAAAAGGGGATCATAGAAAAGAACTTTGGAAAGGATCTCTTGGAGACTTACAGATTTCTAAACATGCTACGCTTCAGAGTTCAGGCAGAAAAAATAACAAGCGGAAATGAACCGGATAATTACTTAGATCCAAACAAGCTTTCGAAACAGGAGCGAGGAATGTTAAAGGATGCCTTTAAAGTAGTTGAAAACTTTCAAGAGCTACTCCGAGATCTTTTTAGCACAAGGTTTTTAGAATAAACGGTCTTATCTAACCTTGTGTTATACTTAACTTCATAAGGTTTAGCTAAGCCCTTGAAGAAAGAATGAAATTCATAATCTTTCTGTGTATCTTCCTTAGCTCCTGCTCTTTGCCCAGAATTGTTATACTCGGCGATTATCTTACTGCAGAGGAACACGTAAATTTAGGTTATGTTTATGAAAAACAGGGCAAGCTTGATTTAGCCGAAGAAGAGTACAAAAGGGCCATAAAAAAGGACAAAAAAAACTTTATAGCCTACTTCAACCTTGGTAATGTGTATGCTAAAAAAGGTG from Thermocrinis sp. encodes:
- a CDS encoding tetratricopeptide repeat protein, whose amino-acid sequence is MKFIIFLCIFLSSCSLPRIVILGDYLTAEEHVNLGYVYEKQGKLDLAEEEYKRAIKKDKKNFIAYFNLGNVYAKKGDYERAEVYYKKAIKLKEDPDVMNNLAYVLHKQEKKEEALSYIKKALELKDDPLYRETLESILKE